The following coding sequences lie in one Gemmatimonadaceae bacterium genomic window:
- a CDS encoding TA system VapC family ribonuclease toxin translates to MIYLLDVNALLALAHAAHVHHARTERWVATLRPTDRLATCSITELGFVRVAPQARLSPDVPAACELLKLLTRAKRPRFVRLSDDLGVDSLPAWVKSPAQTTDGHLVALAAASDARLATLDAGIPSSMVIPDV, encoded by the coding sequence GTGATCTATCTGCTGGATGTGAACGCGCTCCTGGCGCTGGCGCACGCGGCCCACGTCCACCACGCACGCACCGAACGATGGGTCGCCACCCTGCGACCCACCGACCGGCTGGCCACGTGCTCGATTACGGAATTGGGCTTCGTGCGCGTCGCGCCGCAGGCGAGGCTTTCACCCGACGTGCCCGCCGCGTGCGAACTTCTCAAACTGCTCACCCGCGCAAAGCGACCGAGGTTTGTTCGGTTGTCGGATGACCTGGGCGTGGACAGCCTCCCGGCGTGGGTCAAATCCCCTGCCCAAACGACGGATGGACATCTCGTGGCACTCGCGGCCGCGAGCGATGCCCGCCTCGCCACGCTCGATGCGGGCATCCCGAGCTCGATGGTGATTCCGGACGTGTGA
- a CDS encoding PadR family transcriptional regulator, whose product MPRTANDLLHGTLDVLVLKTLSWGPMHGYGITTWIERHSGDELQIVDAALYKALHRLEAARSIASAWGVSDNNRRAKFYSLTAKGKRQLQAELSTWKRYVTAVSGILETP is encoded by the coding sequence ATGCCCCGCACCGCCAACGATCTCCTCCACGGCACCCTCGACGTGCTCGTCCTCAAGACGCTCTCCTGGGGCCCGATGCACGGCTACGGCATCACCACCTGGATCGAACGCCACTCCGGCGACGAACTCCAGATCGTCGACGCCGCGCTCTACAAAGCCCTGCACCGCCTCGAGGCCGCCCGCTCCATCGCCTCGGCGTGGGGCGTGTCCGACAACAACCGCCGCGCCAAGTTCTACTCGCTCACCGCCAAGGGTAAACGGCAGCTCCAGGCCGAACTCTCCACCTGGAAGCGCTACGTCACGGCCGTGTCCGGCATACTGGAGACGCCATGA
- a CDS encoding ADOP family duplicated permease → MTRPFGGDKLPPGVRRVLRLPWSRPEMRRDLDDEVQFHLQMRIDDLMARGMSEPEAESEALRRLGDAGELKQYLMRVNERRALADRAIGWFQDWLHDVALAWRQARHNAAFTALAVVTLALGIGANTAIFSVVHRLLIAPLPYPNGNSIVVLRMGGDRGSLLPPSGSLIDAWTARAHSIGPVAAIAVDGIAVQDFAEQDTVVALITPNYLSVLGLRPSIGRGFTTAEAQGRASTVAMITDGLWKRSYGGRSDVLGKTLSVDGKSYTIVGVTPPAMGNPASLSSLGARLHSATPSIFFPAPADSMEGSDAFARLRPGVSKEQAAQELQTIAATVPVPTGTPVAQWTNARCCVRALGPQDMLDSREVRAVKVLFLAVAVLLLIACANVASLLMSRAWTRRREFAVRAALGAGRGRLARLVLTESVMTALAGGLLGVVLAWQGLRIIVALRPPTLADLAGARLEPAVLLWSVGISVAAGVLFGSAPALFAGGRSVGDVLRSESLTASGDAGLRRVRSGLIVVEIAMALVLLVGAGLLVRSFVALETTPLGFEPHGLMAFDVLLGPSAGRERAQRIVVEQSVMERLRSTPGVTGVAVGSMPGEPWHLFGVTLESDPDATGRVRSVPDFGVTLMTPNYLSVAGMPLLAGRMPVSPPGDAAYRAGPKPGQPVVPREVAVDRALAHALWPDGNVIGQRMYGVNPRSNERDPDVVVGLVEGAHIPSVAGPAEPAFYQPTIVPGNVSYLVRVTGDPHVVAPQLRKLISETNSAAVARATTIGDDYIRDALAPSTFAMALLGTFALIALVLSAVGLYGMIAYSVSQRTREIGVRMALGAEPRAIAGLVVGHGIRLALAGVVLGAAGAFAGTRLLNGMLYDVGASDPATFATISVLVVGISLVASYVPARRAVKVDPMESLRTD, encoded by the coding sequence ATGACGCGCCCGTTCGGTGGGGACAAGCTGCCGCCCGGCGTGCGGCGCGTGCTGCGGCTGCCGTGGAGCCGCCCCGAGATGCGCCGCGACCTGGACGACGAGGTGCAGTTCCACCTCCAGATGCGCATCGACGACCTGATGGCCCGCGGCATGAGCGAGCCCGAAGCGGAATCCGAAGCGCTGCGGCGGCTCGGCGACGCCGGCGAACTGAAACAGTACCTGATGCGCGTGAACGAACGACGCGCGTTGGCGGACCGCGCCATCGGCTGGTTCCAGGATTGGCTGCACGACGTCGCGCTCGCCTGGCGACAGGCGCGGCACAACGCCGCGTTCACCGCGCTGGCGGTGGTCACGCTCGCACTTGGCATCGGCGCCAACACGGCGATCTTCAGCGTCGTGCACCGGCTGCTCATCGCGCCCCTTCCCTACCCCAACGGCAACAGCATCGTCGTGCTCAGGATGGGCGGCGACCGCGGATCGCTGCTGCCGCCGTCGGGCTCGCTGATCGACGCGTGGACCGCGCGCGCGCATTCCATTGGGCCCGTCGCCGCGATCGCGGTTGACGGCATCGCCGTGCAGGACTTCGCTGAGCAGGACACCGTGGTCGCGTTGATCACCCCGAACTATCTGAGCGTGTTGGGACTGCGCCCGTCCATCGGCCGCGGGTTCACCACCGCCGAAGCGCAGGGCCGCGCGTCGACCGTCGCGATGATCACCGACGGTCTCTGGAAGCGAAGCTATGGCGGGCGCTCGGACGTGCTCGGCAAGACGCTGAGCGTGGACGGGAAATCGTACACCATCGTCGGCGTCACGCCGCCGGCCATGGGCAACCCGGCTTCGCTCAGCTCGTTGGGTGCGCGGCTCCATAGCGCGACGCCGAGCATCTTCTTCCCCGCTCCGGCCGACTCGATGGAAGGGAGCGACGCGTTCGCGAGGCTGCGCCCGGGCGTATCGAAGGAGCAGGCCGCGCAGGAGCTGCAGACGATCGCCGCGACGGTACCGGTTCCGACTGGCACGCCAGTTGCGCAGTGGACCAACGCCCGATGCTGCGTTCGCGCGCTCGGCCCGCAGGACATGCTCGATTCGCGCGAGGTGCGCGCCGTGAAGGTGCTGTTTCTGGCCGTCGCGGTGCTGCTGCTCATCGCCTGCGCCAACGTGGCCAGCCTGCTGATGTCGCGCGCCTGGACGCGCCGGCGCGAGTTCGCCGTGCGGGCCGCGCTGGGCGCCGGCCGCGGGCGCCTGGCCCGACTCGTGCTCACCGAGAGCGTGATGACCGCGCTGGCGGGTGGATTGCTCGGCGTCGTCCTGGCGTGGCAGGGGCTGCGGATCATCGTCGCGCTGCGTCCGCCCACGCTGGCCGATCTGGCCGGAGCGCGGCTCGAGCCCGCGGTGCTGCTGTGGAGCGTCGGGATCTCGGTGGCCGCGGGCGTACTATTTGGCAGTGCGCCCGCCCTGTTCGCGGGCGGGCGTTCGGTGGGCGACGTGTTGCGCAGCGAATCGCTCACCGCGTCGGGCGACGCCGGGCTGCGCCGAGTGCGGTCGGGGTTGATCGTGGTGGAGATCGCGATGGCGCTGGTGCTGCTGGTGGGCGCGGGGCTGCTCGTGCGGTCGTTCGTTGCGTTGGAGACCACGCCGCTGGGGTTCGAACCGCACGGGCTGATGGCCTTTGACGTTCTGCTCGGTCCGAGCGCCGGGCGGGAGCGAGCGCAGCGGATTGTCGTCGAGCAGTCCGTCATGGAGCGGTTGCGCTCGACGCCCGGAGTGACCGGCGTGGCCGTCGGCTCGATGCCCGGTGAGCCGTGGCACCTATTCGGGGTGACGTTGGAATCGGACCCCGACGCGACTGGTCGAGTGCGCAGTGTTCCCGATTTCGGCGTGACGCTGATGACGCCGAACTACTTGAGCGTGGCGGGCATGCCCCTGCTCGCGGGGAGGATGCCGGTTTCACCACCCGGCGACGCCGCCTATCGCGCGGGTCCAAAGCCGGGGCAGCCCGTGGTGCCCCGCGAGGTTGCGGTGGACCGGGCGCTGGCGCACGCGCTGTGGCCCGACGGCAACGTTATTGGCCAGCGCATGTACGGTGTGAACCCACGCTCGAACGAGCGCGATCCGGATGTCGTGGTCGGTCTCGTGGAGGGCGCGCACATTCCCAGCGTCGCCGGCCCCGCCGAGCCCGCGTTCTACCAACCCACCATCGTGCCGGGGAACGTCAGCTATCTCGTGCGCGTGACCGGCGACCCGCACGTTGTGGCGCCCCAACTGCGCAAACTGATTTCGGAGACGAACTCAGCCGCCGTCGCGCGCGCGACGACCATTGGCGACGACTACATCCGCGACGCGCTGGCGCCGTCCACCTTTGCGATGGCGTTGCTCGGGACCTTCGCGCTCATAGCGCTGGTGCTCTCGGCAGTCGGCCTCTATGGGATGATCGCGTACAGCGTGAGTCAGCGGACGAGGGAAATCGGCGTGCGGATGGCGTTGGGCGCGGAGCCGCGGGCGATTGCGGGGCTCGTGGTGGGGCATGGTATCCGGCTCGCGTTGGCCGGCGTGGTGCTCGGCGCTGCGGGAGCGTTTGCCGGGACGCGGCTGCTCAACGGGATGTTGTATGACGTTGGGGCGAGCGATCCGGCGACGTTCGCGACGATCTCAGTGCTGGTGGTCGGCATTTCGCTGGTGGCGAGTTATGTGCCGGCGAGAAGGGCGGTGAAGGTGGATCCGATGGAATCACTTCGGACCGACTGA